The following DNA comes from Paenibacillus sp..
CCGCCCATGCGTTGTACGGCTATTTCGGCGGGTACGCCGCGTTCGCGCTGAACGCGCTGTGGGTCGTCCTCGCCATCGGCCTGTCGCACCGGTACCGCTCGGAAGGCCTTGCGGTGCTCGCCGCCATCGGGGGCTTGCTCGTGCCGCTGCTCGTCGACATCGAAGGGAATACGAGCATGTTCTACGCAGCCTTCGAGGCGATGGTGTACGGCGCCTTCCTGTGGTACAGCTTGCGAATGTCGTTCCGGGTTCTGTACTACGCGGCCGCCGGACTGCTCCACGCGGCGCTGCTCGCGCTCGTCGCGACCGGGGGCGACGCCGCCGTATTCGCGGCCGTCGCCGTTCTGCAGCACCTGTTCCTGCTCGGCGCCTATGTCCTACGCAGCGCGAGAATCGAAGAGCAGGCAGGCACGCTGCTCATGAGCTTCGCCTTGACTTTCGGCTGGATGTGGGCGTCTTACGAAGAGGGGACGCTGCATTACGCGCTGCTCTCGCTGGCAGTGCTGCACAGCGCCTGCGCTTTCGCGTTATGGAGAAGGAGCGGGAAGGAAGCCGTCCCGCCATCCGCCGCCGTCGCGACGTACGCGCTGCTGACGTTCCTGTTGAGCGCGCTGGACGGGGAGGCGCGGCCGATCTTAGCGACGTGGGAGGGGATCGCCGCGCTGTTCGTCGGCCAAGCGGCCGGCTCCAAGTTCCAACGGGCGAACGGGTTTCTCGTTTACGGAATCGGCGTCTTGCTGACCGCGTTCGCGCTGCTTGACGGCATGACGGCGATCGTATCGATCCAATCGCTGCTGTGGCTGTCGCTGCTCGGCAGCTTGTTCGCGATGAAACGGATCGTCCCCGCGATCGGCAAGCAGACGAACGTCGCCGTCGGCGTGGCGCTGCTGCTGCTGATCACCGACGTGACCGGCTGCCTGACCGCCGCGCTATCCGACAACGCGCAGCGGCTGTCGCTCTCCTTCGCGTGGGCGCTGTATGCTGCCGCAGGCGTCGCTTACGGCGCCTTCAGGAAGTCGAA
Coding sequences within:
- a CDS encoding DUF2339 domain-containing protein — encoded protein: MDDKLSELERRIERLEAEVRRLQAEKAGAPVGMPARTPAAAPPRPAVERPAPKPREPVDWEHTIGRVWLPRVFVFVLLFGVIWGFKAAVDFGIVTEPVRVGLGYLLAAGLLGFGHRQMKGNRALLGSVLLGGSVCALMLTTFAAHALYGYFGGYAAFALNALWVVLAIGLSHRYRSEGLAVLAAIGGLLVPLLVDIEGNTSMFYAAFEAMVYGAFLWYSLRMSFRVLYYAAAGLLHAALLALVATGGDAAVFAAVAVLQHLFLLGAYVLRSARIEEQAGTLLMSFALTFGWMWASYEEGTLHYALLSLAVLHSACAFALWRRSGKEAVPPSAAVATYALLTFLLSALDGEARPILATWEGIAALFVGQAAGSKFQRANGFLVYGIGVLLTAFALLDGMTAIVSIQSLLWLSLLGSLFAMKRIVPAIGKQTNVAVGVALLLLITDVTGCLTAALSDNAQRLSLSFAWALYAAAGVAYGAFRKSKQVRGIGLAMLFATLLKVIFFDLPNVPIAVRAILFIGIGLIGMLLSRLLYRKE